The following are encoded in a window of Streptomyces sp. SAT1 genomic DNA:
- a CDS encoding DUF6891 domain-containing protein → MLEIVVKTENQERHLRVSAGELAALVRRIGGDGFLVVQRIPDLPDVFVQVWHEAGGDYTLEHRDGAPDRHFQVLADRPEAVSAAMAGWARQETGWDAGLEWRLLDMGPARDVPPPALGADERAELEGRVREVLVGGYASRAELAELAEDYLVTEDRRPLSREQAQALADRMWLERVEEQAGWEGETDPERLTRAFTALEAAGITARENFTCCRSCGNAEIGAEAAPGARGFVYFHTQCTDSAAVGRGLMLLYGGFDGSEETTAAVGREVAAALEAVGLTTAWDGDPGRAIHLTALDWRRRLVG, encoded by the coding sequence ATGCTCGAGATCGTGGTGAAGACGGAGAACCAGGAGCGGCACCTCCGTGTGTCCGCCGGGGAACTGGCCGCGCTGGTGCGGCGCATCGGCGGCGACGGGTTCCTGGTCGTCCAGCGGATACCCGACCTGCCCGACGTCTTCGTCCAGGTCTGGCACGAGGCCGGTGGCGACTACACGCTGGAACACCGCGACGGCGCCCCCGACCGGCATTTCCAGGTCCTGGCGGACCGGCCCGAAGCCGTGTCGGCGGCGATGGCCGGCTGGGCCCGCCAGGAGACCGGCTGGGACGCGGGACTGGAGTGGCGCCTGCTCGACATGGGGCCCGCGCGGGACGTGCCGCCGCCCGCCCTCGGCGCGGACGAGCGCGCCGAACTGGAGGGGCGGGTACGGGAGGTGCTGGTCGGCGGCTACGCCTCGCGCGCGGAACTGGCCGAGCTGGCCGAGGATTACCTGGTCACCGAGGACCGCCGTCCCCTCTCGCGGGAGCAGGCGCAGGCGCTGGCCGACCGGATGTGGCTGGAGCGCGTCGAGGAGCAGGCCGGGTGGGAGGGTGAGACGGACCCCGAGCGGCTCACCCGTGCCTTCACCGCGCTGGAGGCCGCCGGTATCACCGCCCGGGAGAACTTCACCTGCTGCCGCTCCTGCGGCAACGCGGAGATCGGCGCCGAGGCGGCGCCCGGCGCCCGCGGCTTCGTCTACTTCCACACCCAGTGCACCGACTCCGCCGCCGTGGGCCGCGGACTGATGCTTCTGTACGGCGGCTTCGACGGCTCGGAGGAGACCACCGCGGCGGTCGGGCGCGAGGTGGCGGCCGCGCTCGAAGCCGTCGGACTGACCACCGCCTGGGACGGCGATCCGGGCCGGGCCATCCACCTCACCGCGCTCGACTGGCGCCGACGGCTGGTGGGCTGA